Genomic segment of Dehalogenimonas alkenigignens:
AGCCGATGTCCACCGGCAAAGCCGAAGTTAAGCCCGAAGCCGCCGCGCCGGCCGCCCCGGCCAAGCCGATGGGCCCGCGCGAGCGCGCCAAAGTCACCACCGGCTTCACCGAGAAGGTCAAGACCGGCTGCGGCAACATGTACATCACCATCAACACCGATTCCACCGGCATCTGCGAGGTCTTTTCCCACCTGGGCAAGGCGGGAGGATGCGCTACGGCGCAGCTTGAGTCCACCTGCCGCCTGGCCTCCCTGGCGCTCCGCTCCGGCGTGCCGATTGACGACGTGGCCAAGCAGCTCAAGGGCATCCGCTGCCCGAGCATCGCCTGGGACAACGGCAAGAGCGTGCTGTCCTGCGCCGACGCCATTGCCACGGTGCTGGAGAACTACATCAACAGCGGCTTGTCCGTCAAACTGGAGGGCAAGGCTGAGGTCAACGGCAACGGGAACGGCAACGGCCACGGGGAGAAGAAGGTCATCAAGGACTTCGGCATCGTGAAGAACGTGGCCGGCCAGTGCGTGGACTGCGGCAGCATCCTGGTGTATCAGGAAGGGTGCTTCATCTGCCCCGGCTGCGGATTTACGAAGTGCTAATTGCGTTGTACATATGATTGGAAATAGATCGAGTCCAGCCGGATTCACTGAAGCGCCTGGTGCGAGATGCCCAGGCGCTTTTTCCCATTTATTTATAATCCTCTTAAAATTAAGTTAACCACATGCCAACGAAAGCAGAAACTCATCTACTCAATCGTGAGCCAAATACAAATAACTCCTTAACCACACTCATATCATCCGTACTTCAAGAAGCGATCAATTACGCGACAACCGCATATCAGAAATGTGTTTTATCAAAAGAAGGCAAGACTGACGAAGCTTTCCCACCATTGGCAACTTACCTTCATATTATCCAATTGGCCGATAGTATCGAAGTCTTGATTACACATGGTTGTGGGTCACCAAACCATTTGCTACTTCGAAGCATGTTTGAAGCAAGGCTATCACTTGAATACCTGCTTGAAAAGAACAGAGAAGAAAGATCCAAGGCTTGGATAGTAAAAAATAAGATTGATCAAATGAATTCGTGCGAATTAATGACACCGACAACAAAAAAAGGGGCGGAGCTGGAACAGGCGTTTGCTAAGGACGAAACCTTCAGATACACAGGGCGCTTGCCTATTCCAGATATTAGTAAGGAAACCGAAAAACTTGAAGAAGATCTTAACCAACCAAGTTACAAGCCATTCTATGATGAATATAAAAAAATGGTTTCAATGGGAAACATCCATCCCGAATGGTATTCGTTTTTTAACGGTCCCCGTAATATAAAGGCGCTTGCTAAACACTTGAATCAAGGTTCATTATATCTAACGCTGTATGCGTCATGGTCAAGGATATCCCATATGAACGACGCCCACCACCTGACTGCGCGCACACTGGATGGTAACAGTTTTTTGGGTCCCATTCGAAACCAGAGGGATATCGCCCACATTAGTACAATGGCTTTATCGATTCTTGTTTTATCTACTCAGTTAGCGATTAATAATTATTGTCCGTACTATCTAAAAAGTTTTTCAAAATGGTACGCAAAAGAAATTCATGAAAATAATGCGCGTCTAGTAGAGCTTGAACTCCTCGAACTTGAACAGCTTGGAAGAAATCTTAGCCTTAAATCTCAATAAGTCATCAAGTTAAAAACAGAATACCAGCTTTAGCCTAGACTATCCTAAATCGCTGATACTTTAATACACTCCGTTAAAGGGTTTAAGTGCAAACTTTACTTCGCCCCCTCACCGCCGCCGCCTATGACCAGGCCATCGCCCTGTGGCAGGCCTGCGAGGGCATCGGGCTGTCTGACGCGGACTCCCGCTGCGGCATAACCAAGTATCTTGAGCGCAACCCCGGCTGCAGCTTCGGTGCCTGGGACGGAGAACGGCTGGTCGGCACCATACTGGGCGGCCACGACGGGCGGCGGGGCTACATCCACCACCTGGCGGTTCATCCCGACTATCGCAAACGCGGCATCGGGCGGCGGCTGGCGGAGGCGACGCTTTCGGCGCTGAAGGCTGAGGGCATCAACAAATGCCACCTGTTCATCTTCAACGACAACGCCGAGGGCATCGGGTTCTGGGAGAGCCTCGGCTGGACGCTGCGCAAAGACATCAGCGTCATTTCCCTGGTGCTGGAAAAAGGCACCTGCTGATTCAGGCTTGTAACCCACATCACTTCGCCTCCACGGATACGGTGGTATAATTCCGCTGTCAGGAGGGGATTATGTGGTACTGGTCTAGTCATATGGCCAACTGGGGGTTCGGGGGGTTCTTCATGTTCATCTTCTGGATTGCCATAATCGCGCTCGTCATCTGGGCTGTAGTCACGCTGACCCGGTCCGGAACTATCCATACCGGGGGCGGGGAGCCGCGGCGGGAGCCCCTGGATATAGCCAAGGAGCGGTACGCCAAAGGCGAGATCACCCAGGAGCAGTTCGAGACGATCAAGAAGCACCTGCAGTAACACCGGCATCGGCAAGGGTATATGCGAAGGGGGGCGGGAGAATTTCTCCCGCCCCCCTTCGGTTTTTTATTGTGTTGAGCTGACTTAACACAATTTAACTGCATCTCAACGCCCATCTCAGATAAAATCCTTACTAATTTAATCCCGGCAAGGATTATTGAAGCGTAAAGCCGTGCCAGAACCCAGATTTTGGTACCTTTTCGTCTTGGGGCTCTACCGCCAAGTCATAAAAATCTGACCTGAAAGGAGATGGAATATGCCCCTTTGACTCCCGGGAACAGGCCGGGTGGCTGCCGGAAAGACGGTCGACTATCATCATTTAAGGAGTACCAAATGTCCAGATTTCACAGCACAGTATCCCGCCGCGAATTTCTTAAAAATGTAGGCCTGGCTGGCGGCGTCGGCGCCGCGGCCGCTTTGGCCGCACCCGGCTTCCACGACCTGGATGAAGTTGCCGCCGCCAAGGGCAGCGCTCCCAAGCGCTCATGGTGGATCAAGGAAAAGGACGAACCCACCGTTGATGTTGACTGGGATTTGATGGCCCGCCATCACGGCTTCCACAGCACCCAGTCTGACATCATCCAGGCAAGGTATTACGGCCTCGAAGAATGGAAAGCCATGACCATGCCTTCAGCCACCGACCGGATGAAGGCCGGCGAACCGGGCTACAGCCTGCGCGATTACGCGCTGGCCAACGGCGCCAACCGCGAAAATTCAGCCTACGGCAAATGGGAAGACACCTTCAGAGGCGCCAACACCCCCGCTTTCATCGGCCCGCAGCGGGCCAAGACCCCGGAGCAGCTCGGCGTACCCAAATGGGAAGGCACGCCGGAGGAAAATACCAAGATGCTGCGGGCGGCGATGAAGCTGTATGGCGCCCAGGATATCGGGGTTTCCAAGCTGGATGACCACCACAAGAAATTGGTCGGTACCCATGGCGACAATATTTCTTACTCGTACTACCCGCCGAAGTTCAATGTGCCGACGACGGTCACCAAGCCAATGGTTTTCGCGGATGTCCCCACCGGTTACGTCGATTCGGCTACCGGGACCTTCTACATCCCCAACAAAGACATGTGGGAAGTCACATTCACTATCCCGATGCCCAAGGAACTAGCCCGCACCGCCCATTCTCAGCTCTTCGGCGCCGCCAACAACTGCCGCTACCGCATGACCACCGTCATCAGGCCCAACACCCAGGAATTCCTCCGCGGCCTGGGTTACCAGGG
This window contains:
- a CDS encoding DUF5677 domain-containing protein; this encodes MPTKAETHLLNREPNTNNSLTTLISSVLQEAINYATTAYQKCVLSKEGKTDEAFPPLATYLHIIQLADSIEVLITHGCGSPNHLLLRSMFEARLSLEYLLEKNREERSKAWIVKNKIDQMNSCELMTPTTKKGAELEQAFAKDETFRYTGRLPIPDISKETEKLEEDLNQPSYKPFYDEYKKMVSMGNIHPEWYSFFNGPRNIKALAKHLNQGSLYLTLYASWSRISHMNDAHHLTARTLDGNSFLGPIRNQRDIAHISTMALSILVLSTQLAINNYCPYYLKSFSKWYAKEIHENNARLVELELLELEQLGRNLSLKSQ
- a CDS encoding GNAT family N-acetyltransferase, with the translated sequence MQTLLRPLTAAAYDQAIALWQACEGIGLSDADSRCGITKYLERNPGCSFGAWDGERLVGTILGGHDGRRGYIHHLAVHPDYRKRGIGRRLAEATLSALKAEGINKCHLFIFNDNAEGIGFWESLGWTLRKDISVISLVLEKGTC
- a CDS encoding SHOCT domain-containing protein, giving the protein MWYWSSHMANWGFGGFFMFIFWIAIIALVIWAVVTLTRSGTIHTGGGEPRREPLDIAKERYAKGEITQEQFETIKKHLQ
- a CDS encoding reductive dehalogenase; translation: MSRFHSTVSRREFLKNVGLAGGVGAAAALAAPGFHDLDEVAAAKGSAPKRSWWIKEKDEPTVDVDWDLMARHHGFHSTQSDIIQARYYGLEEWKAMTMPSATDRMKAGEPGYSLRDYALANGANRENSAYGKWEDTFRGANTPAFIGPQRAKTPEQLGVPKWEGTPEENTKMLRAAMKLYGAQDIGVSKLDDHHKKLVGTHGDNISYSYYPPKFNVPTTVTKPMVFADVPTGYVDSATGTFYIPNKDMWEVTFTIPMPKELARTAHSQLFGAANNCRYRMTTVIRPNTQEFLRGLGYQGLADNPYRGVPSEAGAVFSGLAENSRHTIMAINPEHGSWTGFFHILTDLPLEETKPIDAGIWRFCHSCGTCAKYCPSNSIEPKGGREISYDPYPSAVTPKDPPLPGLGWDKPTPGESEYFKLGRKTYWTDMISCAGYRKSVDACLRCFGSCVFNSADDAMIHDLVRSTSAVTPLFNSFFAEMHEVFGLGLKNDEEKEEWWDMSLPSHGYSTAVTSRHGGYNKG